The Cellulomonas sp. P24 genome contains a region encoding:
- a CDS encoding glycoside hydrolase family 13 protein: MTPDHTRSRQDPVTTVHSPVPLATTLVHAGPTGTEWWRDAVIYQVYPRSFADASGDGVGDIAGITSRLDHLAALGVDAIWLSPFYRSPQADAGYDVADYRDVDPLFGTLADIDLMLTRAHALGLRVIVDLVPNHTSDDHVWFQEALTAGPGSPERARYHFRDGRGTSGELPPNNWESIFGGPAWTRVDTRPGAEASDRQWYLHMFDTRQPDLNWDQPEVRQEFESILRFWLDRGVDGFRVDVAHGMVKAPGLPDWDGAVSMIDGSSDDPAGATDPTRVAPGDTDDGSHHGPMFDQDGVHDIYRSWHRVLAEYDGDRALVAEAWVEPLARLARYVRPDEMHQAFNFAFLTAHWDAAALRAVVTASLEASDAVGAPTTWVLSNHDVVRHTSRLGLSEPGARPNGIGHGDEQPDEALGLRRARAATLLMLGLPGSAYLYQGEELGLPEHTALDDDLRQDPAWWRSGYTERGRDGCRVPLPWSGSEPAFGFSTTGRAWLPQPSTWSAYAADVQAGVPGSTLELYRSALALRHEHRLGSGTLAWADQWSDAPGVVALVNGDVLVVTNLGDAPVVLPVGARVLVSSAEPADDGTGATAVPVDATVWAALA; encoded by the coding sequence ATGACCCCAGACCACACCCGATCGAGGCAGGATCCCGTGACCACCGTGCACTCCCCCGTCCCTCTCGCCACCACCCTGGTGCACGCCGGCCCGACCGGCACCGAGTGGTGGCGTGACGCCGTCATCTACCAGGTCTACCCGCGCTCGTTCGCCGACGCGTCGGGCGACGGCGTGGGCGACATCGCCGGCATCACCTCACGCCTGGACCACCTCGCCGCCCTCGGGGTCGACGCGATCTGGCTCTCGCCCTTCTACCGGTCACCGCAGGCCGACGCCGGCTACGACGTCGCCGACTACCGCGACGTCGACCCGCTCTTCGGCACCCTCGCGGACATCGACCTCATGCTCACCCGGGCGCATGCCCTCGGCCTGCGGGTGATCGTGGACCTCGTCCCGAACCACACGTCCGACGACCACGTCTGGTTCCAGGAGGCGCTCACCGCCGGTCCCGGCAGCCCGGAGCGCGCCCGCTACCACTTCCGCGACGGCCGGGGCACGTCGGGTGAGCTGCCCCCGAACAACTGGGAGTCGATCTTCGGCGGACCGGCCTGGACGCGGGTCGACACGCGCCCCGGCGCCGAGGCAAGCGACCGCCAGTGGTACCTGCACATGTTCGACACGCGCCAGCCGGACCTCAACTGGGACCAGCCGGAGGTACGCCAGGAGTTCGAGAGCATCCTGCGCTTCTGGCTCGACCGTGGCGTCGACGGCTTCCGCGTCGACGTGGCCCACGGCATGGTCAAGGCACCCGGTCTTCCCGACTGGGACGGTGCCGTCTCGATGATCGACGGATCGAGCGACGACCCGGCCGGGGCGACCGACCCCACGCGCGTGGCGCCGGGTGACACCGACGACGGCTCGCACCATGGCCCGATGTTCGACCAGGACGGCGTCCACGACATCTACCGCTCCTGGCACCGCGTGCTCGCCGAGTACGACGGCGACCGCGCGCTGGTCGCCGAGGCGTGGGTCGAACCCCTCGCGCGCCTGGCCCGCTACGTGCGGCCCGACGAGATGCACCAGGCGTTCAACTTCGCCTTCCTCACGGCGCACTGGGACGCCGCCGCCCTGCGCGCCGTCGTCACGGCCTCGCTCGAGGCGAGCGACGCCGTCGGGGCGCCGACGACCTGGGTGCTGTCGAACCACGACGTGGTCCGGCACACCTCGCGCCTGGGTCTCTCGGAGCCGGGCGCCCGCCCGAACGGGATCGGTCACGGCGACGAGCAGCCCGACGAGGCCCTCGGGCTCCGGCGCGCGCGAGCGGCCACGCTGCTCATGCTCGGCCTCCCGGGCTCGGCGTACCTGTACCAGGGCGAGGAGCTCGGCCTGCCCGAGCACACCGCCCTCGACGACGACCTCCGGCAGGACCCCGCCTGGTGGCGCTCGGGCTACACCGAGCGGGGGCGCGACGGCTGCCGCGTGCCCCTGCCCTGGTCCGGCTCCGAGCCGGCGTTCGGATTCTCGACCACCGGCCGGGCCTGGCTGCCCCAGCCGTCGACGTGGTCCGCCTACGCCGCGGACGTCCAGGCCGGTGTCCCCGGGTCGACGCTCGAGCTGTACCGGTCGGCACTCGCGCTGCGCCACGAGCACCGCCTCGGCTCGGGCACCCTTGCCTGGGCCGACCAGTGGTCCGACGCGCCCGGAGTCGTCGCCCTGGTGAACGGTGACGTCCTGGTCGTCACCAACCTCGGGGACGCACCCGTGGTCCTCCCGGTCGGCGCACGCGTGCTCGTGAGCAGTGCCGAGCCGGCGGACGACGGGACGGGAGCTACGGCCGTTCCCGTCGACGCGACCGTGTGGGCCGCGCTCGCCTGA
- a CDS encoding LacI family DNA-binding transcriptional regulator: MRTRLTDLAEQAGVSTATVSRVLNGKAGVSAETRQAVLAALDLLGYERPEKLRTRSAGLVGLVVPELTNPVFPAFAQVIESMLSERGYTPLLCTQSPGGTTEDQYVEMLIEHGVDGIVFVSGLHADTSASTDRYQRLRSRGLPIVLVNGFAEGVDAPAVSTDDVAAMDLAVRHLVSLGHRTIGLAVGPDRFVPTRRKLKAFSDNLMRHLGTDSTGHVVTTLFTVEGGQAAAAELISTGHTAIVCGSDLMALGAIRAARSRGLRVPEDISVVGYDDSPLIAFTDPPLTTVRQPVQAMGHAAVTALVAEIGGTRSPRTELLFHPELIVRESTGAAPLPS; this comes from the coding sequence GTGCGCACCAGACTGACGGACCTCGCCGAACAGGCAGGCGTCAGCACGGCCACCGTGTCCCGGGTCCTCAACGGCAAGGCAGGGGTGTCGGCCGAGACGCGCCAGGCCGTGCTCGCGGCCCTGGACCTGCTCGGCTACGAGCGACCCGAGAAGCTCCGGACGCGCTCGGCCGGCCTCGTAGGGCTCGTCGTCCCGGAGCTCACCAACCCGGTCTTCCCCGCGTTCGCCCAGGTGATCGAGTCGATGCTCTCCGAGCGCGGCTACACGCCGCTGCTGTGCACGCAGTCGCCCGGCGGCACCACCGAGGACCAGTACGTCGAGATGCTGATCGAGCACGGGGTCGACGGGATCGTGTTCGTCTCCGGTCTGCACGCCGACACCTCCGCCAGCACCGATCGCTACCAGCGCCTGCGCAGCCGAGGCCTCCCGATCGTGCTCGTCAACGGCTTCGCCGAAGGCGTCGACGCCCCCGCGGTCTCGACCGACGACGTCGCGGCGATGGACCTCGCCGTGCGCCACCTCGTCTCCCTCGGCCACCGCACGATCGGGCTGGCCGTCGGCCCGGACCGGTTCGTCCCCACCCGACGGAAGCTCAAGGCCTTCAGCGACAACCTCATGCGGCACCTCGGGACCGACTCCACGGGGCACGTCGTCACGACGCTGTTCACCGTCGAGGGCGGTCAGGCCGCAGCCGCAGAGCTCATCTCCACCGGGCACACGGCGATCGTCTGCGGCTCCGACCTGATGGCCCTCGGTGCGATCCGGGCGGCACGGTCACGAGGTCTGCGGGTCCCTGAGGATATCTCCGTGGTCGGCTACGACGACTCCCCGCTGATCGCCTTCACGGACCCGCCGCTCACGACCGTCCGTCAACCGGTCCAGGCGATGGGGCATGCCGCGGTGACCGCGCTCGTGGCGGAGATCGGCGGCACCCGCTCGCCACGCACCGAGCTCCTGTTCCACCCTGAGCTGATCGTCCGCGAGTCGACGGGCGCAGCGCCCCTCCCCTCCTGA
- a CDS encoding extracellular solute-binding protein, whose amino-acid sequence MRRSISVAAVLGLSLGLAACSSSTPSGTATTSAAPAATTTLTVWVDDTRAAAVKAVAEEFTKETGTQFQFVQKDFGTMRDEFIAQAPTGKGPDIIVGANDWTGALVQNGVVEKVDLGDKASGFLDVALKGMSSGGQLYGLPYAYENIGLVRNTALVPDAPTGTFDDLIAQGQALVTAGKVKYPVLIQQGDTGDAYHLYPIETSFGSVVFGTDAKGDYDATQFKLGDPEGTAFANYVAKLGKLGILSKDINGDAARDLFAQGKAPFMVTGSWYIPDFTKAGIKVAVSPIPSAGGQPAAPFVGVQGFFLSSKSENKLVAQKFFSYLATEAAQTKLFEVGGRVPALKAAADKAATDPVVGGFAKAGENGQVQPSIPAMGAVWQDWGLAEVAIAQGADPASTWTTAAASIKAKIAAS is encoded by the coding sequence ATGCGACGGAGCATCTCTGTTGCGGCTGTCCTGGGCCTGTCCCTCGGTCTCGCCGCATGCTCGAGCTCGACGCCGTCGGGTACGGCGACCACGAGCGCAGCCCCCGCAGCGACCACCACCCTCACGGTCTGGGTCGACGACACTCGCGCCGCAGCCGTCAAGGCCGTCGCCGAGGAGTTCACGAAGGAGACGGGCACCCAGTTCCAGTTCGTCCAGAAGGACTTCGGGACGATGCGCGACGAGTTCATCGCCCAGGCGCCGACGGGCAAGGGGCCGGACATCATCGTCGGCGCCAACGACTGGACGGGCGCCCTAGTGCAGAACGGTGTGGTCGAGAAGGTCGACCTCGGCGACAAGGCGAGCGGGTTCCTCGACGTCGCGCTCAAGGGCATGTCCTCGGGCGGCCAGCTCTACGGCCTGCCGTACGCCTACGAGAACATCGGGCTCGTGCGGAACACCGCGCTGGTCCCCGACGCGCCGACCGGCACCTTCGACGACCTGATCGCCCAGGGCCAGGCCCTCGTCACCGCCGGCAAGGTGAAGTACCCCGTGCTGATCCAGCAGGGTGACACCGGCGACGCCTACCACCTGTACCCGATCGAGACCTCGTTCGGCTCCGTCGTCTTCGGCACGGACGCGAAGGGCGACTACGACGCCACCCAGTTCAAGCTGGGCGATCCCGAGGGCACCGCGTTCGCGAACTACGTCGCGAAGCTCGGCAAGCTCGGCATCCTCAGCAAGGACATCAACGGCGACGCCGCACGTGACCTGTTCGCGCAGGGCAAGGCGCCGTTCATGGTGACCGGCTCGTGGTACATCCCCGACTTCACCAAGGCCGGCATCAAGGTCGCGGTCAGCCCGATCCCGAGCGCCGGTGGGCAGCCTGCCGCGCCGTTCGTCGGCGTGCAGGGCTTCTTCCTCAGCTCGAAGAGCGAGAACAAGCTCGTCGCGCAGAAGTTCTTCAGCTACCTCGCGACCGAGGCCGCGCAGACCAAGCTGTTCGAGGTCGGGGGCCGTGTGCCGGCTCTCAAGGCGGCGGCCGACAAGGCCGCGACCGACCCGGTCGTCGGTGGCTTCGCGAAGGCCGGCGAGAACGGCCAGGTCCAGCCCTCCATCCCGGCCATGGGTGCCGTCTGGCAGGACTGGGGCCTCGCCGAGGTCGCCATCGCCCAGGGCGCGGACCCGGCGTCCACCTGGACCACGGCAGCGGCGTCGATCAAGGCGAAGATCGCCGCGAGCTGA
- a CDS encoding ABC transporter permease subunit — MTMSTAVPPAPPTTPTETSRRPRPESHARGSLTMGYVVKLLLVALVDALGVYGIFAGSAHESWGIVGFLAFALLLVNLVYFVPSRRLIPAKYLVPGLLFLLVYQVFVVMYTGYTAFTNWGDGHNSTQSDAVTAILSQNERRVDGSPSYGLSVVEKGSNLGFAVVAPGKTPQVGTATSPLTDAPGATVANGVVTALPGYSVLDFNSIVQRQQEITDLRVPVSADPNAGSIRTTDGSVGYLYKSTYSYDSATGVLTGPEGTYRADEKVGNFIDANGKKIEPGWKVAVGFKNFTDVLTDSSLRGPFVSVLIWTFAFAILSVLLSFGLGLFLAIALNHPRVRGQRLYRSLLILPYAMPAFLSAVVWAGMFNQTFGFINTVLLRGASVPWLNDPWLAKGAVLLVNLWLGFPYMFLVCTGALQSIPADAIEAAKIDGASGPRIFRSITLPLLLVSTAPLLISSFAFNFNNFNIIYLLTQGGPRDLTAGVNVGSTDILISFVYKLAFQGVNRQYGLACAISILIFLIVASISAATFRKTRALEELN; from the coding sequence ATGACGATGTCCACCGCTGTGCCCCCGGCACCCCCGACGACCCCGACCGAGACGTCCCGGCGTCCGCGTCCGGAGTCCCATGCACGCGGCTCGCTGACGATGGGGTACGTCGTCAAGCTCCTTCTCGTCGCCCTGGTCGACGCCCTAGGGGTCTACGGGATCTTCGCCGGGTCGGCGCACGAGTCGTGGGGGATCGTCGGGTTCCTCGCCTTCGCGCTCCTGCTCGTCAACCTCGTGTACTTCGTGCCGAGCCGCCGGCTGATCCCGGCGAAGTACCTCGTCCCTGGTCTGCTCTTCCTGCTCGTCTACCAGGTGTTCGTGGTCATGTACACGGGCTACACCGCGTTCACCAACTGGGGCGACGGGCACAACTCGACCCAGTCCGACGCGGTCACCGCGATCCTGTCGCAGAACGAGCGACGGGTGGACGGGTCGCCGAGCTACGGCCTGAGCGTCGTCGAGAAGGGGTCGAACCTCGGCTTCGCCGTGGTGGCCCCCGGGAAGACGCCGCAGGTCGGCACCGCGACCTCGCCCCTGACCGACGCGCCCGGTGCGACGGTCGCGAACGGTGTCGTCACCGCGCTCCCCGGGTACTCGGTCCTCGACTTCAACAGCATCGTCCAGCGCCAGCAGGAGATCACCGACCTTCGGGTGCCGGTCTCCGCGGACCCGAACGCCGGCAGCATCCGCACGACGGACGGCTCGGTCGGCTACCTCTACAAGAGCACCTACTCCTACGACTCGGCCACGGGTGTCCTGACCGGACCGGAGGGGACGTACCGCGCCGACGAGAAGGTCGGCAACTTCATCGATGCGAACGGCAAGAAGATCGAACCGGGGTGGAAGGTCGCCGTCGGGTTCAAGAACTTCACCGACGTCCTCACCGACAGCTCGTTGCGCGGACCGTTCGTCTCCGTGCTCATCTGGACGTTCGCCTTCGCGATCCTGTCCGTGCTGCTCTCGTTCGGGCTGGGACTCTTCCTGGCGATCGCGCTGAACCATCCACGCGTCCGTGGTCAGCGCCTGTACCGGTCGCTGCTGATCCTGCCGTACGCGATGCCGGCGTTCCTGTCGGCCGTCGTCTGGGCCGGCATGTTCAACCAGACCTTCGGGTTCATCAACACCGTGCTGCTCCGGGGTGCGTCGGTCCCGTGGCTGAACGACCCCTGGCTCGCGAAGGGCGCCGTCCTGCTCGTCAACCTGTGGCTCGGGTTCCCGTACATGTTCCTGGTCTGCACCGGAGCGCTGCAGTCGATCCCGGCGGACGCGATCGAGGCCGCGAAGATCGACGGGGCCTCCGGTCCGCGGATCTTCCGCTCGATCACCCTGCCGCTGCTGCTCGTCTCGACGGCACCGCTGCTGATCTCGTCGTTCGCGTTCAACTTCAACAACTTCAACATCATCTACCTGCTGACCCAGGGAGGTCCGCGTGACCTCACCGCCGGGGTCAACGTCGGGTCGACGGACATCCTCATCTCGTTCGTCTACAAGCTCGCCTTCCAGGGCGTGAACCGGCAGTACGGGCTGGCCTGCGCCATCTCGATCCTGATCTTCCTCATCGTGGCGTCGATCTCCGCCGCGACCTTCCGCAAGACCCGCGCGCTCGAGGAGCTGAACTGA